One segment of Cololabis saira isolate AMF1-May2022 chromosome 9, fColSai1.1, whole genome shotgun sequence DNA contains the following:
- the LOC133451396 gene encoding leucine-rich repeat transmembrane neuronal protein 4, with protein sequence MGLSVLFRWLVFTVVAPAWLLAAPSSIRERPCPQSCRCDGKIIYCESNAFRDMPNNVSVGTQGLSLRYNSLVNLRAHQFAGLGQLVWLYLDHNYINAVDGEAFHGIRRLKELILSSNKIVTLKNNTFQDVPNLRNLDLSYNKLQVLQPNQFLGLRKLLSLHLRSNSLKTVPMRIFLDCRNLEFLDIGYNRLRSLTRNAFAGLLKLVELHLEHNQFSKINFAHFPRLTNLRALYLQWNRVKLLTQGLPWMWTSLQKLDLTGNELQELDPSTFRCLPNLQTLNLDSNKLSNVSQQTVETWISLTTISLAGNLWHCNPNICPLVSWLKAFKGNKETTMICASPKEAQGEKVTDVVDTYNICTATPTPLTSTTLPLTSAFQPELLPLPTQPVVDQKLTLNRTAPPTPSKASPTAPLPETEFVSFHKIIAGSVALFLSVAIILLVIYVSWKHYPSSLKQLQLRSAVKKRQKKARETERSFNSPLQEYYVDYKPSPSETMDMLVNGTGPYTYTISGSRECEV encoded by the exons ATGG GACTTTCTGTGCTTTTCAGATGGCTTGTATTCACAGTGGTGGCCCCTGCCTGGCTGCTCGCTGCTCCCAGCAGCATCCGGGAGCGGCCCTGCCCCCAGAGCTGCAGATGTGATGGGAAAATAATATACTGTGAATCCAATGCCTTTCGTGACATGCCAAACAATGTGTCTGTGGGCACACAGGGCCTGTCCCTCCGCTACAACAGCCTGGTGAACCTCAGAGCCCACCAGTTTGCGGGCCTGGGCCAACTCGTGTGGCTCTACCTCGACCACAATTACATCAACGCCGTGGATGGCGAGGCTTTCCACGGGATACGGAGGCTTAAGGAACTGATTTTAAGCTCCAATAAGATCGtaactttaaaaaacaacaccttCCAAGATGTCCCAAACCTACGAAATCTAGACCTGTCCTACAATAAACTGCAGGTTCTCCAGCCCAATCAGTTCTTGGGCTTACGGAAGTTGCTGAGTTTACACTTGAGGTCCAACTCCTTAAAAACCGTCCCCATGCGCATCTTCCTCGACTGTCGCAACCTGGAGTTCCTCGATATTGGCTACAACAGGCTGAGGAGCCTCACGCGTAACGCCTTTGCGGGACTCCTAAAGCTCGTCGAACTTCACTTGGAGCACAACCAGTTTTCAAAGATAAACTTTGCCCATTTCCCCCGCCTGACCAACCTGCGGGCGCTCTACCTGCAGTGGAACCGTGTCAAACTGCTAACGCAGGGCCTGCCGTGGATGTGGACTTCGTTGCAAAAGTTGGACCTCACAGGGaacgagctgcaggagctggatCCCAGCACATTTCGGTGCCTGCCCAACCTCCAGACTCTAAACCTGGACTCTAACAAACTCAGCAATGTCTCCCAGCAGACAGTGGAGACCTGGATCTCCCTCACCACCATCAGCCTGGCCGGTAATTTGTGGCACTGTAATCCCAACATATGCCCGCTGGTGTCCTGGCTCAAAGCCTTCAAAGGTAACAAGGAGACTACTATGATTTGTGCCAGCCCTAAGGAGGCACAAGGAGAGAAGGTAACAGATGTGGTGGACACTTACAACATCTGCACCGCGACTCCGACCCCTCTCACCTCGACGACACTGCCCCTCACGTCGGCGTTTCAGCCCGAGCTGCTGCCTCTCCCCACTCAGCCCGTGGTGGATCAGAAGCTGACCCTCAACAGGACGGCGCCCCCGACTCCTTCCAAGGCGTCCCCCACCGCCCCCTTGCCCGAGACCGAGTTTGTGTCCTTCCACAAGATCATAgccggtagcgtggccctcttCTTGTCCGTGGCTATAATTCTGCTGGTCATCTACGTGTCGTGGAAGCACTACCCCAGCAGCCTCAAACAGCTGCAGCTACGCTCAGCTGTCAAAAAGCGGCAGAAAAAGGCACGTGAGACTGAGCGCTCCTTTAATTCCCCACTGCAAGAATACTATGTGGACTACAAGCCTTCCCCCTCAGAGACTATGGATATGCTGGTTAATGGGACAGGACCCTACACATACACCATCTCAGGCTCCAGGGAATGCGAGGTATGA